From a single Rhodococcus qingshengii JCM 15477 genomic region:
- a CDS encoding sulfurtransferase, protein MPVAPDPSTAFAEFAHPDRLVSTEWLSANLGAPGLKVVESDEDVLLYDVGHIPGAVKIDWHLDLNDPVTRDYIDGAKFAELMNRKGIGRDDTVVIYGDKSNWWAAYALWVFTLFGHEDVRLLDGGRDAWIAENRDTAFDVPDITSTDYPVVERNDAPIRAFKDDVLAHLGDGPLIDVRSPQEYTGERTHMPDYPEEGALRGGHIPSALSIPWAKAAAPDSRFRTRTELGEIYGDLSADDNIVAYCRIGERSSHTWFVLTHLLGYPNVRNYDGSWTEWGNAVRVPIVQGEEPGAVPSSVSAS, encoded by the coding sequence GTGCCCGTTGCCCCCGATCCCTCAACCGCGTTTGCCGAGTTCGCGCATCCCGACCGGTTGGTCTCGACGGAATGGCTCTCGGCGAATCTCGGTGCGCCGGGCCTCAAGGTTGTCGAATCCGACGAAGACGTGTTGTTGTACGACGTCGGCCACATCCCCGGAGCCGTGAAGATCGACTGGCATCTCGACCTCAACGATCCGGTCACCCGCGACTACATCGACGGTGCGAAGTTCGCAGAGTTGATGAACCGCAAGGGCATCGGCCGCGACGACACCGTGGTCATCTACGGCGACAAGAGCAACTGGTGGGCGGCCTACGCACTGTGGGTCTTCACTCTTTTCGGCCACGAGGACGTCCGTCTTCTCGACGGTGGCCGCGATGCGTGGATCGCCGAGAACCGCGACACCGCTTTCGACGTTCCCGACATCACGTCAACGGATTACCCGGTCGTCGAGCGCAACGACGCTCCCATTCGCGCATTCAAGGACGACGTTCTCGCGCACTTGGGCGACGGGCCGCTCATCGACGTGCGATCTCCGCAGGAGTACACCGGCGAGCGCACCCACATGCCCGACTACCCCGAAGAGGGTGCGTTGCGTGGTGGACACATTCCCAGCGCGCTCAGCATCCCGTGGGCGAAGGCAGCGGCACCGGACAGCCGCTTCCGCACCCGTACCGAACTCGGCGAGATCTACGGCGACCTGTCGGCCGACGACAACATCGTCGCGTACTGCCGCATCGGTGAGCGTTCCAGTCACACCTGGTTCGTGTTGACTCATCTTCTCGGCTACCCGAACGTTCGTAACTACGACGGTTCATGGACCGAGTGGGGCAATGCCGTGCGCGTCCCGATCGTCCAGGGCGAAGAGCCCGGCGCCGTTCCGTCCTCTGTATCGGCGTCATGA
- the uraD gene encoding 2-oxo-4-hydroxy-4-carboxy-5-ureidoimidazoline decarboxylase, with protein MPTTNSSGLGAFDALGDHQAVAALLECCHSAVWAQEIASSRPFADLEALFDKADAVLAELPESEIDDALSGHPRIGERSESAASTREQSGVSSATEDVLAELRRKNAEYEETFGHVYLVCASGKSGTELLDILRGRLRNDPATERSVLRTELAAINRIRLARLIDALAGGTA; from the coding sequence ATGCCTACAACGAATTCCAGTGGTCTCGGAGCCTTCGATGCGCTCGGTGACCACCAGGCAGTCGCGGCGCTGCTCGAGTGTTGCCATTCCGCCGTGTGGGCACAGGAAATCGCCTCGTCTCGCCCGTTCGCCGATCTGGAAGCTCTGTTCGACAAAGCAGATGCGGTGCTGGCCGAGCTTCCCGAGTCCGAGATCGACGACGCTCTCTCCGGCCACCCACGAATCGGTGAGCGAAGCGAGAGCGCGGCCTCTACCCGTGAACAGTCGGGAGTCTCGTCGGCGACAGAAGACGTACTCGCGGAACTTCGACGGAAGAACGCCGAGTACGAAGAGACATTCGGCCATGTTTACCTGGTCTGCGCGTCGGGGAAATCTGGAACGGAGCTCCTCGACATCCTTCGAGGTCGTCTCCGAAACGACCCGGCGACCGAGCGTTCCGTGCTTCGAACCGAATTGGCCGCCATCAATCGGATCAGACTCGCCCGTCTGATCGATGCACTCGCCGGAGGCACAGCATGA
- a CDS encoding condensation domain-containing protein has translation MEFTELADYAIPAGALVEWLPCATGPWVPDPRPVSYIHEAHLNRSAAGAGDKSWLGTAFEISGPLDVDAFRVALGRWIDRHEVLRSHTVLEPSGGEITRHTVPLGGIDIGVVSHGYDASSQDNFDHLHRLFDDYASPHSWPSYVFATLTPRGGDGPFTVFFAADHSIIDGFSIVLVAHEIAALYREASTGSAANLFPVGSYVDFGAVEREQMADMEAEKAAVEIWRKALGTDGLPQFPLPIGDRGTDSQNGLSTWLLDADQSKAFSSTCAATGVGYFAGLLGGLAAVGREVAGSDRFEVVTPVHTRSAQEWAGALGWFVGLCPVEFAVGSDCSFGDLATRAAESIASVKPAAAVPFDRIGEHLETPIRPRFVVSYMDVRFVPEAAQWPEWNARALRSKAYTHDVYIWINRTPQGLNLAVRYPGNETANAAVHAYVAALRRTIEEIVTEPDAAASDSYSSVVFETVS, from the coding sequence ATGGAGTTCACCGAACTGGCCGACTATGCGATTCCGGCCGGCGCACTCGTCGAATGGTTGCCGTGCGCAACCGGGCCCTGGGTTCCGGATCCGCGGCCCGTCTCCTACATTCACGAGGCACATCTCAACCGTTCCGCTGCAGGCGCAGGCGACAAGTCTTGGCTGGGAACAGCTTTCGAGATTTCCGGCCCGCTCGACGTCGATGCGTTCCGAGTCGCTCTCGGCCGGTGGATCGACCGTCACGAAGTTCTGCGCTCGCATACCGTCCTCGAACCCTCGGGCGGCGAGATCACCCGGCACACGGTCCCGCTCGGCGGAATCGACATCGGGGTCGTCAGCCACGGCTACGACGCGTCCAGCCAGGACAACTTCGACCACCTTCACCGCCTGTTCGACGATTACGCGTCCCCGCACAGTTGGCCGTCGTACGTCTTCGCGACGTTGACGCCCCGCGGTGGCGACGGTCCGTTCACCGTGTTCTTCGCGGCGGACCACTCGATCATCGACGGGTTCTCGATCGTGCTGGTCGCTCACGAGATCGCTGCTCTGTACCGCGAGGCCTCGACCGGTAGTGCTGCAAATCTGTTTCCGGTGGGCAGCTACGTCGATTTCGGTGCCGTCGAACGCGAGCAGATGGCCGACATGGAAGCCGAGAAGGCTGCGGTCGAGATCTGGCGAAAGGCTCTCGGCACGGACGGTCTACCCCAGTTCCCGCTACCGATCGGTGACCGTGGAACCGATTCTCAGAACGGCCTGTCGACCTGGCTGCTCGACGCCGACCAGTCCAAGGCCTTCAGTTCGACGTGTGCAGCCACCGGCGTGGGGTACTTCGCCGGACTTCTCGGCGGACTTGCCGCTGTAGGTCGCGAAGTCGCGGGATCCGATCGATTCGAGGTCGTGACGCCAGTTCACACCCGCAGCGCTCAGGAGTGGGCGGGTGCGCTCGGCTGGTTCGTCGGACTGTGCCCGGTCGAGTTCGCCGTTGGATCGGACTGTTCGTTCGGCGACCTCGCGACACGCGCCGCCGAATCCATCGCTTCGGTCAAGCCTGCCGCAGCTGTCCCGTTCGATCGGATCGGTGAGCACCTCGAAACCCCGATCCGACCGCGATTCGTCGTGTCCTACATGGACGTTCGCTTCGTGCCCGAAGCCGCACAGTGGCCCGAATGGAACGCCAGAGCACTTCGAAGCAAGGCATATACGCACGACGTCTACATCTGGATCAACCGCACACCCCAGGGACTCAACCTCGCGGTCAGGTACCCAGGCAACGAGACGGCGAACGCCGCGGTTCACGCCTACGTGGCCGCACTGCGCCGGACCATCGAAGAAATCGTCACCGAACCGGACGCCGCCGCCTCCGACAGCTACTCATCGGTAGTTTTCGAAACCGTTTCCTAA
- a CDS encoding tyrosine-protein phosphatase — MTDTPKLSSVVPSLANLRDIGGSESSFGGTVRTGSVFRSTDLASLSADGAQTLADLGIVTIYDLRTESERETAPDLTPDGIREIGLDVLADKQYRAIPAQMQQMIADPAFAAEALGSGQALEYFQGSYRDFVTLPSAVASYRQLFVDLAQPPSSPALIHCTTGKDRTGWAAAALLLFLGASEDAVFADYLETNKILLPMFAPLLERFEAKGIDPTLLEGVLGVRREYLEASMAELAQVHGSIEAYFTDGLKIDASTQDQLRSNLLS, encoded by the coding sequence ATGACCGATACTCCGAAGCTGTCTTCCGTCGTACCGTCCCTGGCGAACCTCCGAGACATCGGTGGCTCCGAATCGAGCTTCGGTGGCACCGTCCGCACCGGGAGCGTGTTTCGTTCCACCGATCTGGCATCGCTCAGTGCGGACGGTGCACAGACCCTCGCCGATCTGGGCATCGTCACGATCTACGATCTGCGCACCGAATCCGAACGCGAGACGGCACCGGATCTGACGCCGGACGGTATCCGAGAAATCGGCCTGGACGTATTGGCGGACAAGCAGTATCGCGCCATTCCGGCTCAGATGCAGCAGATGATCGCCGACCCGGCGTTTGCTGCCGAAGCATTGGGCAGCGGCCAGGCGCTCGAGTACTTTCAGGGAAGTTACCGCGATTTCGTGACCTTGCCGAGTGCGGTCGCGTCGTACCGGCAACTGTTCGTCGACTTGGCCCAGCCGCCCAGCTCGCCGGCACTCATTCACTGCACCACGGGCAAGGATCGGACGGGTTGGGCCGCCGCCGCGTTACTTCTGTTCCTGGGCGCTTCCGAGGACGCGGTCTTCGCGGACTACCTCGAAACCAACAAGATTTTGTTGCCGATGTTCGCGCCGCTCCTCGAGCGATTCGAGGCCAAGGGGATCGACCCGACCCTGCTCGAGGGTGTCCTCGGTGTCAGGCGCGAGTACCTGGAGGCGTCGATGGCAGAGCTCGCGCAGGTACACGGATCCATCGAGGCGTACTTCACCGACGGCTTGAAGATCGACGCGTCGACCCAGGACCAATTGCGGAGCAACCTGCTCAGCTGA
- a CDS encoding VanZ family protein, which translates to MKNNRYWPLAIAVVIALIMLFSPGSTVPSSPENTDKITHTLMFAVLAITSLHARIPVWLTAVWLLIFAATSEVLQAALPISRSGSIWDGSADLLGIAIGIGIVSLVTRRRTSRRDEPSRS; encoded by the coding sequence TTGAAGAACAACCGATACTGGCCGTTGGCGATCGCCGTGGTCATTGCCCTGATCATGCTCTTCTCCCCGGGTTCCACCGTGCCCTCGAGCCCGGAGAACACCGACAAGATCACTCACACGCTGATGTTCGCGGTATTGGCGATCACCTCGTTGCACGCGCGGATCCCGGTGTGGCTCACGGCTGTGTGGTTGTTGATCTTTGCCGCGACGTCCGAGGTTCTTCAAGCAGCGCTGCCCATTTCGCGTTCCGGTTCGATCTGGGACGGCAGCGCCGACCTGCTCGGCATCGCCATCGGGATCGGTATCGTCAGCCTCGTGACGAGGCGACGAACTTCCCGCCGAGACGAGCCGAGCAGGTCCTGA
- a CDS encoding DUF1707 SHOCT-like domain-containing protein gives MADVPDIRIGTAEREQALDLLSEHFAAGRLTVTEFDERSGIVSAATTRSELVPVFADLPGNYQAPGTAPLSMVTPPDAPAERGFNPDWSGRVMAVVPILAVILFFVTGTWLWFLAIPLAGALLFGTDRERKAKRRRERDSD, from the coding sequence ATGGCTGACGTCCCCGACATTCGCATCGGCACTGCAGAACGCGAGCAGGCACTCGATCTCCTGAGCGAGCACTTCGCCGCAGGCCGCCTCACCGTCACCGAGTTCGACGAGAGAAGCGGAATCGTCAGTGCCGCAACAACTCGCAGTGAACTCGTTCCGGTGTTCGCCGATCTTCCGGGCAACTACCAAGCGCCCGGCACCGCTCCCCTGTCGATGGTGACGCCTCCCGACGCACCGGCGGAGCGAGGCTTCAACCCCGACTGGTCCGGTCGCGTCATGGCCGTCGTCCCGATTCTCGCGGTGATCCTGTTCTTCGTCACCGGCACCTGGTTGTGGTTCCTCGCGATTCCCCTGGCCGGTGCACTGCTGTTCGGTACCGACCGGGAACGCAAAGCCAAGCGCCGCCGCGAGCGGGACTCCGACTGA
- a CDS encoding SufE family protein: MSALPSALAEIVDDFAAVGASDKLTLLLEFSRELPPLPAELEQSAMEPVPECQSPLFLSVDDSDRDNVRLYFSAPPEAPTTRGFASILAQGLDGHSADEILGVPDDFYSALGLAEAVSPLRLRGMSAMLARIKRHLRG, translated from the coding sequence ATGAGCGCTCTTCCTTCGGCTCTGGCCGAGATCGTCGACGACTTCGCGGCCGTCGGCGCCTCGGACAAGCTCACCCTTCTTCTCGAGTTCAGCCGAGAGCTGCCGCCGTTGCCGGCGGAGCTCGAGCAGAGCGCGATGGAGCCGGTCCCCGAATGTCAGTCGCCGCTCTTCCTCTCGGTCGACGATTCGGATCGCGACAACGTCCGTCTGTACTTCAGCGCTCCCCCCGAGGCTCCCACGACGCGTGGTTTCGCATCGATCCTCGCGCAGGGGCTCGACGGCCACAGCGCCGACGAGATCCTCGGTGTACCCGACGACTTCTATTCGGCGCTCGGTCTCGCAGAAGCCGTGAGCCCGCTCCGTCTGCGCGGAATGTCGGCCATGCTCGCGCGCATCAAGCGGCACTTGCGGGGCTGA
- a CDS encoding acetyl/propionyl/methylcrotonyl-CoA carboxylase subunit alpha: MPSHASAHITKVLVANRGEIAVRVIRAAKDAGYGSVAVYAEPDADAQFVKLADEAFALGGQTSAESYLVFDKILDAAKKSGADAIHPGYGFLSENADFAQAVIDANLIWIGPSPQSIRDLGDKVTARHIAERAKAPMAAGTKDPVKGADEVVAFAKEYGVPVAIKAAFGGGGRGMKVAQTIEEIPELFESATREAIAAFGRGECFVEQYLDKARHVEAQVIADQHGNVVVAGTRDCSLQRRFQKLVEEAPAPFLTDDQRARIHASAKAICKEAGYYGAGTVEYLVQGDTISFLEVNTRLQVEHPVTEETAGIDLVRQQFLIANGEELSIKEDPTPRGHSFEFRINGEDAGRGFMPAPGPVSVYREPTGPGVRVDSGVVAGDVIGGQFDSMLAKLIVTGATREEALQRASRALAEFEIDGLATVLPFHRHIVENPAFIGDGEKFDIYTKWIETDWVNPIEPYAGAGAPVDDEDEALPRQNVVVEVGGRRVEVSLPGQFSLGNGGGAASGAIRKKPKARKRGGAGGGAASGDAVTAPMQGTVVKVAVTEGQEVAEGDLIAVLEAMKMENPVNAHKAGVVTGLSVEPGAAITQGTVLAELK; encoded by the coding sequence GTGCCCAGTCATGCCAGCGCGCACATTACGAAGGTGCTTGTCGCGAACCGCGGTGAAATCGCGGTACGGGTCATCCGGGCGGCCAAGGATGCCGGCTACGGCAGCGTTGCCGTTTACGCCGAGCCCGATGCAGACGCGCAGTTCGTGAAGCTCGCAGACGAGGCATTTGCCCTCGGTGGACAGACGTCCGCCGAGTCCTACCTCGTGTTCGACAAGATCCTCGACGCAGCCAAGAAGTCCGGCGCCGACGCCATCCACCCCGGCTACGGTTTCCTCTCCGAGAACGCCGACTTCGCCCAGGCCGTCATCGACGCGAACCTCATCTGGATCGGTCCGTCACCGCAGTCCATCCGCGACCTCGGCGACAAGGTCACAGCACGCCATATCGCAGAACGCGCGAAGGCGCCGATGGCAGCCGGCACCAAGGATCCCGTCAAGGGCGCCGACGAGGTCGTCGCATTCGCCAAGGAATACGGCGTCCCGGTTGCGATCAAGGCTGCCTTCGGTGGCGGTGGACGCGGCATGAAGGTCGCCCAGACCATCGAGGAAATCCCCGAGCTGTTCGAGTCGGCCACCCGTGAGGCCATCGCAGCCTTCGGTCGCGGCGAGTGCTTCGTCGAGCAGTACCTGGACAAGGCCCGCCACGTCGAGGCTCAGGTCATCGCCGACCAGCACGGCAACGTCGTCGTCGCCGGTACCCGCGACTGCTCGCTGCAGCGTCGCTTCCAGAAGCTCGTCGAAGAGGCTCCCGCTCCCTTCCTGACGGACGACCAGCGTGCACGCATCCACGCATCCGCCAAGGCCATCTGCAAGGAAGCCGGCTACTACGGCGCCGGAACGGTCGAGTACCTGGTTCAGGGCGACACCATCTCCTTCCTCGAGGTCAACACCCGCCTGCAGGTCGAGCACCCCGTCACGGAAGAGACCGCGGGCATCGACCTCGTGCGTCAGCAGTTCCTCATCGCCAACGGCGAAGAACTCTCCATCAAGGAAGATCCCACCCCGCGTGGACACTCCTTCGAGTTCCGCATCAACGGCGAAGACGCCGGCCGCGGCTTCATGCCTGCCCCCGGCCCGGTCTCCGTCTACCGTGAGCCCACGGGCCCCGGCGTTCGCGTCGATTCCGGTGTCGTTGCCGGCGACGTCATCGGCGGACAGTTCGACTCCATGCTCGCCAAGCTCATCGTCACCGGCGCCACCCGCGAAGAAGCCCTCCAGCGGGCATCGCGCGCTCTGGCCGAGTTCGAGATCGACGGCCTCGCGACCGTTCTCCCGTTCCACCGCCACATCGTCGAGAACCCGGCGTTCATCGGTGACGGCGAGAAGTTCGACATCTACACCAAGTGGATCGAAACCGACTGGGTCAACCCCATCGAGCCGTACGCAGGCGCCGGTGCTCCCGTAGACGACGAGGACGAGGCTCTGCCGCGTCAGAACGTCGTCGTCGAGGTCGGTGGACGTCGCGTCGAGGTTTCCCTCCCGGGCCAGTTCTCGCTCGGCAACGGCGGCGGCGCTGCCTCCGGTGCGATCCGCAAGAAGCCGAAGGCGCGCAAGCGCGGCGGCGCCGGCGGAGGTGCAGCATCGGGTGACGCTGTCACGGCTCCGATGCAGGGCACCGTCGTCAAGGTTGCAGTGACCGAAGGCCAGGAAGTCGCAGAAGGCGATCTGATCGCCGTTCTCGAAGCCATGAAGATGGAAAACCCCGTCAACGCGCACAAGGCCGGTGTCGTCACCGGACTGTCCGTCGAGCCGGGTGCAGCAATCACGCAGGGAACGGTTCTCGCAGAACTGAAGTAG